In Erpetoichthys calabaricus chromosome 2, fErpCal1.3, whole genome shotgun sequence, a genomic segment contains:
- the LOC127526712 gene encoding PWWP domain-containing DNA repair factor 3B-like isoform X1 has translation MYSEKLLRSHPTGVFVVIHRVILTVSTVFQCVHFSEKTQLFRPKPDSLHKTNTTCDSLMHLFVCVHSVGEQAGCVAAAGQLTEEQVAQIFAAAEISRAYRRTHHEKLLEFIIKDHGADDHLLAVVSRKVSSKWLKNYENPKGHRVMTYIEDEELIDGLYNFLDEVLSSAVGTFERIDRVRIILDVLMPEVN, from the exons ATGTATTCAGAAAAGCTATTGAGATCACATCCAACAGGAGTTTTTGTAGTGATCCACAGAGTAATCCTCACAGTTTCAACTGTCTTCCAATGTGTCCACTTTTCCGAGAAAACACAACTGTTCAGACCAAAACCAGACagcttgcataagacaaatacTACATGTGACAGTCTGatgcatttatttgtgtgtgtccacAGTGTAGGAGAGCAGGCTGGCTGTGTGGCTGCAGCCGGGCAGCTGACTGAAGAACAAGTGGCTCAGATTTTTGCAGCTGCAGAGATCAGCAGGGCCTACAGGAGGACTCATCATGAAAAACTGTTAGAGTTCATAATAAAGGACCATGGAGCAGATGATCACTTGCTG gctgttgtatctCGTAAGGTATCGTCCAAATggttaaaaaattatgaaaatcctaAAGGTCACCGGGTAATGACTTATATAGAAGATGAGGAGCTGATAGATGGCCTCTACAACTTCTTGGATGAAGTGCTGTCAAGTGCTGTAGGCACTTTTGAGAGGATTGACAGAGTTCGcatcattctggatgtgctgatgCCAGAGGTTAATTAG
- the LOC127526712 gene encoding PWWP domain-containing DNA repair factor 3B-like isoform X2 produces the protein MNNINILMSKSQDQEDHGSSELVEEYTDTATPSVGEQAGCVAAAGQLTEEQVAQIFAAAEISRAYRRTHHEKLLEFIIKDHGADDHLLAVVSRKVSSKWLKNYENPKGHRVMTYIEDEELIDGLYNFLDEVLSSAVGTFERIDRVRIILDVLMPEVN, from the exons atgaatAACATCAATATTTTAATGTCTAAAAGTCAGGACCAAGAAGATCATGGCAGCAGTGAACTCGTTGAGGAATATACTGATACAGCCACACCAAG TGTAGGAGAGCAGGCTGGCTGTGTGGCTGCAGCCGGGCAGCTGACTGAAGAACAAGTGGCTCAGATTTTTGCAGCTGCAGAGATCAGCAGGGCCTACAGGAGGACTCATCATGAAAAACTGTTAGAGTTCATAATAAAGGACCATGGAGCAGATGATCACTTGCTG gctgttgtatctCGTAAGGTATCGTCCAAATggttaaaaaattatgaaaatcctaAAGGTCACCGGGTAATGACTTATATAGAAGATGAGGAGCTGATAGATGGCCTCTACAACTTCTTGGATGAAGTGCTGTCAAGTGCTGTAGGCACTTTTGAGAGGATTGACAGAGTTCGcatcattctggatgtgctgatgCCAGAGGTTAATTAG